Below is a genomic region from Candidatus Cloacimonadota bacterium.
AATCCGGCTGAAAAAAATGGCTGCTATGTAATGAGTATTATTCATAATACTTTTTTCGATTTAGCGTGGGGGTTTACCCCCTCGCAGCCATTGTCCAAAAAGACTGACGAATAAATCCAGACAAAATGCCCTCAAATAACTCGGTTTTTTTAGATGTATTCTTGTAAAAAAATGAGGGGATGCGATATTAGGCTGAATTCATTGACAGGCATAAAATTATTGATACATTATGTCCAAAAAATTAAGACAGGAAAGTATATGACATTTAAAAGATCAGCTGGAATTCTTCTTCACCCAAGCTCACTGACGGGAAAGTTTGGCATGGGAAATATCGGGAAAGAGGCATTCGATTTTATAGATTTTCTCGCAAAAGCAAAACAAACAATTTGGCAAATACTGCCGCTGAATTTCCCCGGATATGGAAATTCTCCCTACAATCCAATTTCTGCTTTTGCAAATAATCCTCTTCTGATAGACCTGACAAGACTGATTGACCAAGGATTAATTTCAAATTTAGACCTTGAAAATTCACCAAAATTTTTGGATAGCAAGGTTGAATTTCATAAAGTCGAAAAATTTAAAATTAAGATTCTTAAATCAGCCTTCGAAATTTTAAAAAACAAGAATAATGTAAGATTGTATAGATCGTTTAAAAAATTTTGTTTTAAGAATCAGCAATGGTTAAACGATTTTGCATTGTTTGCTTCTCTTCGAGAACATCATCAGGGAAAATCGTGGAACACTTGGGAAAAGAATATCCGAAACCGAAAATCCACAGCAATAAAAATATGGGAAGAACAATTATCCGATCAGATTGAATTTCAGAAATTTCTTCAGTATATTTTCGCAAAACAATGGCGTGAACTGAAACTCTATGCCAATGAAAAAAGAGTGAAAATTGTCGGTGATATTCCCATTTATGTTGCTTATGATAGTGCAGATGTTTGGGCAAATCAGGATTTGTTCAAATTGAATAAGGATGGGAATCCAACCGTGGTAGCTGGCGTTCCCCCTGATTATTTTTCTCCAACCGGACAGCTTTGGGGAAATCCCATTTACAATTGGGTTAAAATGCAGCACGATGACTTTCAATGGTGGCAGGATAGAATTGCTAATTTATTAGAAAATGTTGATTATGTGCGTATTGATCACTTCATCGGTTTTGTTCGTAACTGGCAGGTGGCTTATGGCAAGAATACTGCTGAGCAAGGAGAATGGTTAGATGTTCCCGGTGAAAAATTATTGTCAACTTTAAAAAATAAATTCGGAGAACTGCCAATTATTGCAGAAGATTTGGGAGCATTAACAAAAGAAGTAATTGCTTTGCGAGATCAATTCGGATTTCCCGGGATGTTGCCACTTCAATTTGCTTTTGGTGATAATTTTGTTCCCCTAAATGAATTTCCCCAAAATAAAATAATTTATTCCGGAACACATGACAATGATACAACTCTCGGCTGGTTTAGAGCGGTACAAAATCACGAACCCAAAATTTATCAGAAACTTCAGGAAGTTTTAAATTCCAACGAAAAAAATATCTGCCGTGATATGATAGAATTTGCTTATTCCAGCCCTTGTATATGGGCTATAACATCTATGCAAGATGTTTTGGCTTTGGGAACGAAAGCAAGAATGAACACCCCGGGGACAGTTGGTGGGAATTGGGAATGGAGATTAAGTAAAAATATGTTAACCGATAAAATTGCAAACAGATTGGCAAAATTAACGAATAAATATAATCGCTTCCCTCCCGAAAATTAGCGGAATATGCTACTCATCCTTTTCCACCCATTTTTGGAGTAATGGTACTTCCCATTTCCCTGTTTTATAGAATTTGTCCTCGTCCAATTTCAACAAATCAATCACATATTCACCATTATAGTTATTAATTGCAATTTGAATTTCATTTGATTTTTCTTTAGAAATTTTATACTCAAAAACATCTTCAACTTGCTTAGGTGTGAGTTTTAAAACATATATTTCATTATTATATGGAAATACATTCCAAAGTGTTGCAAATTTCAAATCACCTTTTTCCAAACCTGAATTAACTCGGACATAAGCTATGTCGGCATCAGTTGCAGATAGATAAATTTCTTCTGCGATTTTTCCCATTGTTTCTTTAGTAATCTCTTGCGGAATATGTCCGATCACTCGCTCAGCATTCTCCTCCGGTCGCATTTGACGAAAATCTGTTTCCAAGATTTCCCCATTAATAATTTTAATAAAAGCATAATTTGCAAACTGCATCTCCGGTTCGTTACGTCCGGCATCAATATATTGGACAACCAAACTAAAGGGATTTTTAATCACATTTATTTGAACATAACCGAAAGGGCAATATTTTGACGGGTAAGTGATTGAACCGGTATTTATAATCAGGGGACCTTTGTTACCAAATTCTTCTATGATTTTTCGCTCGAAAAAATGTGTTGTTGCTGAAAGTACCAGATCACATTTTTTCATAACAATTTCTTTCTGTTCTTGGTCAAGTTGATCAATCCAAAAACCTGTTCGTGAATGAGCTGCAGCGATTACGATATCCTTTTTACCTTTTTGGATAGAGTCTAATATTTCTGTTAGGTATTGCTTTGAATTCGTTACAAATGCAAGTGAATCTTCGCGCGGACTATCTGAATAATGCAATTGAATTAGGTGGATTGTGTAATCCTTCACTTTGATTTTTGCGTAGTATTCACAGCCGTTTTCTCGTATTTCTACATCTGGGTAAGAAGCAAAATTTATTTCCTTGAAGAATTCTTTCCCGCTTCCCCAATCTCCCTGATTTTCACCGTAAAATTCATTCTCACCGTCTGCAATATTCGGATAAAAATGATTCCGCCACCACACATTTTTTTGTAAAAAGGGCAGAAAACTGTTTTCCCATCCTTTTTTTACATGATCACCGAGACCGATCACAAATTCTGTTTCATTATTTTCTATCCGGGTTACCATATTTGCAAACGCTTTACTGCTTTCTGGAGAATCACCTTTATTATCGCTCATTATCGTAAAATTAAAAGCAGAAACCTTATCCAACTCATTTATG
It encodes:
- the malQ gene encoding 4-alpha-glucanotransferase codes for the protein MRGCDIRLNSLTGIKLLIHYVQKIKTGKYMTFKRSAGILLHPSSLTGKFGMGNIGKEAFDFIDFLAKAKQTIWQILPLNFPGYGNSPYNPISAFANNPLLIDLTRLIDQGLISNLDLENSPKFLDSKVEFHKVEKFKIKILKSAFEILKNKNNVRLYRSFKKFCFKNQQWLNDFALFASLREHHQGKSWNTWEKNIRNRKSTAIKIWEEQLSDQIEFQKFLQYIFAKQWRELKLYANEKRVKIVGDIPIYVAYDSADVWANQDLFKLNKDGNPTVVAGVPPDYFSPTGQLWGNPIYNWVKMQHDDFQWWQDRIANLLENVDYVRIDHFIGFVRNWQVAYGKNTAEQGEWLDVPGEKLLSTLKNKFGELPIIAEDLGALTKEVIALRDQFGFPGMLPLQFAFGDNFVPLNEFPQNKIIYSGTHDNDTTLGWFRAVQNHEPKIYQKLQEVLNSNEKNICRDMIEFAYSSPCIWAITSMQDVLALGTKARMNTPGTVGGNWEWRLSKNMLTDKIANRLAKLTNKYNRFPPEN
- a CDS encoding 5'-nucleotidase C-terminal domain-containing protein, with translation MIKKIILKKLGWILLICFLLVGCSGKIEFENGKIKGVNTINELDKVSAFNFTIMSDNKGDSPESSKAFANMVTRIENNETEFVIGLGDHVKKGWENSFLPFLQKNVWWRNHFYPNIADGENEFYGENQGDWGSGKEFFKEINFASYPDVEIRENGCEYYAKIKVKDYTIHLIQLHYSDSPREDSLAFVTNSKQYLTEILDSIQKGKKDIVIAAAHSRTGFWIDQLDQEQKEIVMKKCDLVLSATTHFFERKIIEEFGNKGPLIINTGSITYPSKYCPFGYVQINVIKNPFSLVVQYIDAGRNEPEMQFANYAFIKIINGEILETDFRQMRPEENAERVIGHIPQEITKETMGKIAEEIYLSATDADIAYVRVNSGLEKGDLKFATLWNVFPYNNEIYVLKLTPKQVEDVFEYKISKEKSNEIQIAINNYNGEYVIDLLKLDEDKFYKTGKWEVPLLQKWVEKDE